The Bos javanicus breed banteng chromosome 18, ARS-OSU_banteng_1.0, whole genome shotgun sequence genome has a segment encoding these proteins:
- the LOC133229778 gene encoding olfactory receptor 6Z7-like, with amino-acid sequence MERALYLGNMSGVQEFILLGLSARQGVRVVVLAVFLPLYLLTLLENALIIFLVCSHTELHKPMYFFLGNLSCLEMCYVSVTMPSLLSGLWTGPYHVPFTACLIQLFLFISLISTKCTLLASMACDRYVAICHPLRYPLLMRPQVCLGLAGTSWLGGLLVSVAKTACIASLSYCGPNVLNHFFCDVSPLLNLSCTHVALTELVDFLSAIVIFCGTLLVALASYSAIGVAVLRMPSAAARRKAFSTCASHLVVVGIFYSVALFMYSCPSRVESTDLHKLLSVIYTVVTPACSPVVYCLRNREVHAALWRTLHPHKGSSVRTDISRS; translated from the coding sequence ATGGAGAGGGCTCTGTACTTGGGCAATATGTCTGGAGTGCAAGAGTTTATCCTGCTGGGTCTGTCTGCCAGGCAAGGCGTGAGGGTCGTGGTGCTTGCCGTCTTCCTGCCCCTCTACCTGCTGACCCTCCTGGAGAACGCCCTCATCATCTTCCTCGTCTGCAGCCACACCGAGCTCCACaagcccatgtacttcttcctgggCAATCTGAGCTGCCTGGAGATGTGCTACGTGTCAGTGACCATGCCCAGCCTGCTCTCGGGGCTGTGGACGGGACCCTATCACGTGCCCTTCACAGCCTGCCTGATTCAGCTTTTTTTATTCATCTCCCTCATTAGCACCAAGTGTACCCTCCTGGCCTCCATGGCCTGtgaccgctacgtggccatctgccacccacTGCGCTACCCGCTGCTCATGCGGCCCCAGGTCTGCCTGGGCTTGGCCGGGACTTCgtggcttggtgggctgctggtCTCGGTGGCCAAGACAGCGTGCATCGCCAGCCTGTCCTACTGCGGCCCCAACGTCCtcaaccacttcttctgtgacgTCTCCCCGCTGCTCAACCTGTCCTGCACCCACGTGGCCCTGACCGAGCTGGTGGACTTCCTCTCGGCCATCGTCATCTTCTGTGGGACGCTGCTGGTCGCCCTGGCCTCCTACTCGGCCATCGGGGTGGCGGTGCTCCGCATGCCTTCGGCTGCCGCCCGGCGcaaggccttctccacctgtgcctcccacctGGTGGTGGTGGGCATCTTCTACTCGGTGGCCCTCTTCATGTATTCCTGCCCCAGCCGCGTCGAGTCCACTGACCTCCACAAGCTGCTGTCAGTCATCTACACGGTGGTCACGCCTGCCTGCAGCCCGGTGGTCTACTGCCTGAGGAACAGGGAGGTCCACGCGGCCCTGTGGAGAACCCTCCACCCCCACAAGGGCTCCTCAGTGAGAACTGACATCTCCCGCTCCTGA
- the LOC133229505 gene encoding olfactory receptor 6Z7-like: MERSLESGNVTRVQEFVLLGFSMSPETREVLFAVFLTLYLLTLLENALIIFLVCSHTELHKPMYFFLGNLSCLEMCYVSVTMPSLLVGLWMGPYHVPFPACMTQLFFFITLICTECTLLASMAYDRYVAICRPLHYPLLMRPQVCLGLAGTSWLGGLLVSVAKTACIASLSYCGPNVLNHFFCDISPLLNLSCTHVALTELVDFLSAIIILWGSLLVAIASYVAIGRAVLHMPSATARCKAFSTCASHLVVMGIFYSAALFIYARPSRIEAMDLNKVLSVVYTVATPMCNPVIYCLRNREVQAAFRRALRGS, translated from the coding sequence ATGGAGAGGTCCCTGGAGTCGGGCAACGTGACGAGGGTCCAGGAATTTGTCTTGCTGGGCTTCTCCATGAGCCCAGAAACAAGGGAAGTCCTGTTTGCCGTCTTCCTGACCCTCTACCTGCTGACCCTCCTGGAGAACGCCCTCATCATCTTCCTCGTCTGCAGCCACACCGAGCTCCACaagcccatgtacttcttcctgggCAACCTCAGCTGCCTGGAGATGTGCTACGTGTCAGTGACCATGCCCAGCCTGCTCGTGGGGCTGTGGATGGGACCCTACCACGTGCCCTTCCCAGCCTGCATGACCCAACTCTTCTTCTTCATCACCCTCATCTGCACAGAGTGCACCCTTCTGGCCtccatggcctatgaccgctacgtggccatctgccGCCCACTGCACTACCCGCTGCTCATGCGGCCCCAGGTCTGCCTGGGCTTGGCCGGGACTTCgtggcttggtgggctgctggtCTCGGTGGCCAAGACAGCGTGCATCGCCAGCCTGTCCTACTGCGGCCCCAACGTCCtcaaccacttcttctgtgacatcTCCCCGCTGCTCAACCTGTCCTGCACCCACGTGGCCCTGACCGAGCTGGTGGACTTCCTCTCAGCCATCATCATCCTCTGGGGCTCCCTCCTGGTGGCCATAGCCTCCTATGTGGCCATTGGCAGGGCCGTGCTCCACATGCCATCAGCAACTGCCCGGTGcaaggccttctccacctgcGCCTCCCACCTGGTGGTGATGGGCATCTTCTACTCGGCAGCCCTCTTCATCTACGCTCGCCCCAGCCGCATAGAGGCCATGGACCTCAACAAGGTGCTGTCGGTCGTCTACACGGTGGCCACGCCCATGTGCAATCCAGTCATCTACTGCCTGCGGAACAGGGAGGTCCAGGCAGCTTTCCGTAGAGCTCTGCGTGGGTCCTGA